A DNA window from Hydra vulgaris chromosome 13, alternate assembly HydraT2T_AEP contains the following coding sequences:
- the LOC136089535 gene encoding uncharacterized protein LOC136089535: MLKNSIHSRFIIDEAESERFLGLLNNQDTNIKYTIEKESDSHTINFLDLSITNNKSGTYVFNIYRKDAITNVQTKPHSCHDSKIIYGVFKGFIQRAFALCSKEHINHEIKFLTEMFIENDYNKKIQNISYISLQNIVKKIKNNK, from the coding sequence atgttaaaaaacagtATCCATTCTCGTTTTATTATTGATGAGGCAGAATCAGAACGTTTTCTTGGCTTATTAAATAATCAAGACACAAATATCAAATATACAATTGAAAAAGAAAGTGATTCGCACacaataaattttcttgatctctcaataacaaataacaaatccggaacatatgtttttaatatctatCGCAAAGATGCAATAACTAATGTGCAAACAAAGCCGCATTCTTGTCAcgattcaaaaataatttatggtgtatttaaaGGTTTTATCCAAAGAGCTTTTGCATTATGCAGTAAAGAACACATAAACCATGAAATAAAGTTTCTTACAGAAATGTTTATagaaaatgattataataaaaaaatacaaaacatttcaTACATTTCACTTCAAaacattgtcaaaaaaataaaaaacaataagtaa